One genomic region from Leptospira inadai serovar Lyme str. 10 encodes:
- a CDS encoding efflux RND transporter periplasmic adaptor subunit, translating into MNMLFRTRARLILFLAGLAFLLTFTTLLIRKTKNVPNSFPEKPSVSADGSKIEFKKGSPGLAMIKIVEIDKNGNFVNIHAPARLIASTVASVSEGDPLVLFESPEIQKLYQGYLHSKNTLNQSSKNLERIRDMFRRKVANEKDLIEAETEAENAAAKVAELEGKLRALGLNPSMLNKAGLHTAWVISDVPESQLHNLKKGTDVELKFSSFPNEVWRGKAEALGDNVDPITRTVKVRITIANADRKLKPGMYATVKFPESLNSGAILLPAIAAVSVEGKTYVFLEGKPGEFFRREITLGVSNEDVVSVLDGLEKGERVVVDGAILLKGLSFGF; encoded by the coding sequence ATGAACATGCTTTTTAGAACTAGAGCGCGATTGATCCTATTTTTAGCAGGACTCGCGTTTTTGCTGACCTTCACGACACTTTTAATAAGGAAAACGAAAAACGTACCGAATTCGTTTCCTGAGAAGCCTAGCGTTTCTGCGGACGGATCGAAAATCGAATTCAAGAAGGGAAGTCCCGGTCTCGCAATGATCAAGATCGTAGAGATCGATAAAAACGGAAATTTCGTAAACATTCATGCCCCTGCAAGACTGATCGCTTCTACCGTAGCTTCCGTATCGGAGGGAGATCCTCTCGTGTTATTCGAGTCGCCCGAAATTCAGAAATTATATCAGGGATATCTTCATTCAAAGAATACCTTGAATCAATCGAGTAAGAATCTGGAACGAATCCGCGATATGTTTCGACGTAAAGTCGCAAACGAGAAGGATTTAATTGAAGCGGAAACGGAGGCTGAAAATGCCGCAGCGAAAGTCGCCGAATTAGAAGGAAAACTTCGAGCGTTGGGATTAAATCCTTCGATGCTAAACAAAGCAGGTTTGCATACCGCCTGGGTTATCAGCGACGTTCCGGAATCACAACTTCATAATTTGAAAAAGGGGACCGATGTCGAACTGAAATTTTCCTCGTTCCCGAATGAGGTTTGGCGGGGGAAGGCGGAGGCATTGGGAGATAATGTGGATCCGATTACGAGAACGGTTAAGGTGAGGATTACGATCGCCAACGCGGATCGAAAACTTAAGCCGGGAATGTACGCCACGGTGAAGTTTCCGGAAAGTTTAAATTCGGGTGCCATCCTACTTCCTGCGATCGCCGCAGTATCAGTGGAAGGAAAAACCTACGTATTCTTAGAGGGAAAGCCCGGAGAGTTTTTCCGCCGGGAAATTACCCTAGGAGTTTCCAACGAGGACGTAGTGAGCGTTCTTGACGGTTTGGAAAAGGGAGAGCGAGTCGTAGTCGACGGAGCGATTCTATTGAAAGGCTTGAGCTTCGGTTTTTGA
- a CDS encoding DoxX family protein — MLEILLATETNFAITLLRIILGAVMLPHGLQKLFGWMGGFGFTSTIHFFASVGIPSLIGFLIIVAESFGALALILGFCTRLSALGIGIVMIGAAFFQRKNGFFMNWFGNQTGEGFEYHVLAIGIAIALLILGGGAASVDRILQDRLK, encoded by the coding sequence ATGCTCGAGATACTTTTAGCTACGGAAACGAATTTTGCTATAACGCTTCTTCGGATCATATTAGGAGCCGTAATGCTGCCTCACGGTCTTCAAAAACTGTTCGGTTGGATGGGCGGTTTCGGATTTACTTCAACGATTCATTTTTTTGCGTCGGTAGGAATTCCCTCTCTTATCGGATTTTTGATCATAGTTGCGGAATCATTCGGAGCCTTGGCTTTAATACTCGGGTTCTGCACTAGATTATCCGCGTTGGGTATCGGGATCGTAATGATCGGGGCCGCGTTCTTCCAAAGGAAAAACGGTTTTTTTATGAACTGGTTCGGAAATCAAACGGGTGAAGGATTCGAGTACCATGTCTTAGCTATCGGGATCGCAATTGCGTTGCTGATTTTAGGCGGCGGGGCGGCCTCAGTGGACCGCATCCTTCAGGATCGATTGAAGTAA
- a CDS encoding AraC family transcriptional regulator, producing the protein MRNPIKTDRSLISTIRLSDLYRDSSIPFLQVSRLQNLPSDFAEYFSGHRHDYFAVFFFLKGEGNHKIDFVNHEIEDNSLFFIRPGQVHSWRFDSPVIGYALKFAPEFYARNSAARSSIFGFPFFKSGSSRSKLGIRESQALARDFDRLLAERENESEEGILFALTQLILLEIKREYEFGCEVSDITDELISEFEQILEGNFIRERSTVFYARRLGVSASALNSACKKRLGLNAKSVINDRILLEIKRLLVHSPNSITAISREVNFSDNAYLSRFFRAQTGVSPERYREENRKVQ; encoded by the coding sequence ATGAGAAATCCGATAAAAACCGATCGAAGTTTGATATCGACGATTCGATTGAGCGATCTTTATCGGGATTCTAGTATTCCGTTCCTACAAGTTAGTCGACTACAAAATCTACCGTCCGATTTCGCCGAATATTTCAGCGGACATCGACATGATTACTTTGCGGTGTTCTTTTTTTTAAAAGGGGAGGGCAATCATAAGATCGATTTTGTGAATCATGAGATCGAGGATAATTCGCTTTTCTTCATACGTCCGGGCCAGGTTCATTCCTGGAGGTTTGATTCTCCGGTTATCGGATACGCTTTAAAATTCGCACCCGAGTTCTACGCTAGAAATTCGGCGGCGCGCTCCTCGATTTTCGGCTTCCCTTTTTTCAAATCGGGAAGTTCCCGTTCAAAGCTGGGAATCCGGGAATCCCAGGCGTTAGCTCGAGATTTCGATCGTTTACTCGCAGAACGAGAAAACGAATCGGAAGAAGGAATTCTATTTGCTCTGACTCAACTTATTTTGTTGGAGATCAAACGGGAATACGAGTTCGGATGCGAGGTTTCCGATATCACCGACGAACTTATTTCCGAGTTCGAGCAAATTCTGGAAGGGAATTTTATTCGGGAAAGATCGACCGTGTTTTACGCGAGAAGGCTTGGCGTATCAGCCTCTGCTTTAAATTCGGCTTGTAAAAAAAGACTCGGTCTTAATGCAAAATCGGTAATCAACGACAGGATCCTATTAGAGATCAAGCGTTTGTTGGTTCATTCACCCAATAGCATAACGGCGATTTCCCGGGAAGTTAATTTTTCTGACAACGCTTACTTGAGCCGTTTCTTTCGTGCCCAAACGGGAGTCTCTCCGGAACGATACAGGGAAGAAAATCGAAAAGTGCAATAA
- a CDS encoding efflux RND transporter permease subunit — MKIINSIIETALKNRIFTLVAGAVALLIGIWSWIDIRKEAYSDIADTQVRVVAKFPGKATLEVEERVTMPIERVLHSTPNVIVRRSRTINGLVVFQFVFEEGTDDYFARMRLMEKVRDAVIPDEVTPTLAPMSSPVGEVYRYVVESMGGNHTPMELRSIQDWIVIPKMLQVSGIADVVTFGGLPKQFHIVMNPESLIRYQATVADVIDAVQSNNLNTGGNFLLQGEQSLPIRSLGAIREISQIEDIVVKNLNGVPVFVKNIGTVEVAPPIPSGVLGYTIQNDQEGLIDVDSAVQGLVAMRRWVEPNAFLERVRAKVKEINEKYMPAGTRLRTTYDRGDLVQYTLRTVGTTLLEGIAVVSLVVIFFVGSIRASFVVVATIPFALLFSFTMMNSSGISASLLSLGAVDFGIVVDSAVVMVENIMRRYKNATLQEKQKGIIRFTLECASEVGTEILFAILIIILAYLPIFSFERIEGRLFKPMAFTLSFAIFGALLFTMTIVPVLMSFFYRRYFESSNPGPIEWHNPIYHWIETQYERIVHYLVDRSRRVVAIAFSAVTGLLVVGFMSLGTEFLPSLDEGGFTLRLYFPVGISLPEAKKFIPKVRKIIYKNEMVDTILSQYGRNDDGTDPLPPNRLEVYIGLKDYKAWREKITKEELLLRLRNDLEEGLPGVRVSFSQPIMDNLSEAIMGTIADLAVFVSGQDMKVMRNLSEQILTIVSEMKGASEYGIEQEGPAPQLVIRIRRDVAARYGINVSDIQQVIEAAVGMEPISDLYEGPMDDPPKERALYGIVVRFAKDYRESAREIARIPIISPRGERIPLSELADITQEDSPTMIFRQDGKRTITVRLNVRGRDQGGFVSELQKRVKKEVHFPDGYEVKYGGQYENLARVGKQLAIVIPLTIGIIFGLLYLLYRDLRSVFVALSCIPLSLIGGIYALLARGYYFNVSAGVGFISLFGIATMAGILFVSKANHYLHEKIPGAPKMNVREASVASAVSQLRPRLMTMLLALLGLIPATMATGVGSDVQRPLATVMVGGLTSALLLVLTVMPSLYILIMEKREEKNQTPESNSLVLHPSSYAVESDNEDEEKPKHKPKTGKDSKQTRRKDRARH, encoded by the coding sequence ATGAAAATCATCAATAGTATTATAGAAACTGCATTAAAGAATAGGATATTCACCTTGGTGGCCGGAGCCGTCGCTTTATTGATCGGAATTTGGTCTTGGATAGATATTCGTAAGGAAGCTTATTCCGATATCGCCGATACGCAAGTCCGGGTAGTCGCTAAATTTCCGGGGAAGGCGACATTGGAAGTGGAAGAGCGGGTCACGATGCCTATCGAAAGAGTACTGCATTCCACTCCGAATGTGATCGTACGGCGTTCGAGGACGATTAACGGACTCGTCGTGTTTCAGTTCGTCTTCGAAGAAGGAACCGACGATTACTTTGCCAGGATGCGATTGATGGAAAAGGTTCGGGACGCCGTGATTCCGGACGAGGTTACGCCGACACTGGCCCCGATGAGTTCTCCCGTAGGGGAGGTATATCGATATGTCGTGGAATCGATGGGCGGTAATCACACTCCGATGGAGCTTAGGAGTATCCAGGACTGGATCGTGATTCCTAAGATGCTCCAAGTTTCCGGAATTGCGGACGTAGTGACTTTTGGGGGATTACCGAAGCAATTTCATATCGTGATGAACCCGGAAAGTTTGATTCGATATCAGGCCACGGTTGCCGATGTGATCGATGCCGTGCAAAGTAATAACTTGAATACCGGCGGAAATTTTCTTTTGCAAGGAGAGCAGTCGCTACCGATTCGATCTCTCGGTGCCATTCGGGAAATCAGTCAAATCGAGGATATCGTCGTCAAAAATCTAAACGGAGTCCCGGTTTTCGTAAAGAATATCGGAACCGTGGAAGTCGCCCCTCCTATTCCTAGCGGGGTTCTTGGATATACCATTCAAAACGATCAAGAAGGATTGATCGATGTCGATTCGGCGGTCCAAGGTTTGGTCGCGATGCGTCGTTGGGTGGAGCCGAATGCTTTCCTAGAAAGAGTTCGTGCGAAGGTGAAGGAAATTAACGAAAAATACATGCCCGCAGGGACGCGATTGCGTACGACCTACGATCGAGGAGATCTAGTTCAGTACACCTTGCGCACGGTAGGCACCACGTTGTTGGAAGGAATTGCCGTCGTTAGCTTGGTCGTTATCTTCTTTGTAGGAAGCATTCGCGCCTCCTTCGTCGTCGTGGCCACAATTCCGTTCGCTCTCTTATTTTCGTTTACGATGATGAATTCTTCCGGAATCTCCGCGAGTCTTCTCTCGCTGGGTGCCGTCGATTTCGGCATCGTCGTGGATAGCGCGGTAGTGATGGTGGAGAATATCATGAGGCGTTATAAGAACGCCACGTTACAGGAAAAGCAAAAAGGAATCATTCGATTTACTTTGGAATGCGCCTCCGAAGTCGGAACTGAAATTCTTTTTGCGATTCTGATCATCATCCTGGCATACCTTCCCATATTTTCATTCGAACGAATCGAAGGTCGCCTTTTTAAGCCGATGGCCTTCACATTATCCTTTGCGATTTTCGGAGCCTTGCTCTTTACGATGACCATCGTTCCGGTCTTAATGTCCTTCTTCTATCGGAGGTATTTCGAGTCTTCGAATCCGGGCCCGATCGAATGGCATAATCCGATTTATCATTGGATTGAAACTCAATATGAAAGAATCGTTCATTATCTGGTCGATCGATCCAGGCGAGTCGTCGCCATAGCATTCTCCGCCGTAACAGGACTTCTAGTAGTCGGATTCATGTCTCTTGGAACGGAGTTCCTCCCTTCGTTGGACGAAGGCGGCTTTACTCTTCGACTCTATTTTCCTGTAGGGATCTCCTTACCGGAAGCGAAGAAGTTCATTCCGAAAGTCAGAAAAATCATTTATAAAAACGAAATGGTGGACACCATCCTATCCCAGTACGGTAGGAACGACGATGGAACGGATCCGCTACCTCCGAACCGGTTGGAAGTTTATATCGGATTAAAAGATTATAAAGCTTGGAGAGAGAAGATCACGAAAGAGGAACTCTTACTTCGCTTACGAAACGATCTTGAAGAAGGACTACCCGGAGTAAGAGTCAGCTTTTCGCAACCGATCATGGACAATCTTTCCGAAGCCATCATGGGGACGATCGCCGACTTGGCGGTATTCGTTTCCGGGCAGGACATGAAAGTGATGCGGAACCTATCGGAACAGATTTTAACGATCGTTTCCGAAATGAAGGGCGCAAGCGAGTACGGAATAGAGCAGGAAGGACCCGCGCCGCAGCTCGTGATTCGAATTCGGAGGGATGTCGCCGCTCGGTACGGCATCAACGTAAGCGATATTCAGCAAGTGATAGAGGCTGCCGTCGGGATGGAGCCGATCAGCGATCTGTACGAAGGCCCGATGGATGATCCGCCTAAAGAAAGAGCCCTTTACGGGATTGTCGTTCGATTCGCCAAGGATTATCGGGAATCGGCCAGGGAAATAGCGAGAATTCCCATCATCTCCCCTAGAGGAGAAAGAATTCCGCTTTCGGAGCTCGCAGACATTACTCAAGAAGATTCGCCTACCATGATTTTCCGTCAGGACGGTAAGCGAACGATTACGGTTCGATTGAATGTGAGAGGACGGGATCAGGGAGGTTTTGTTTCCGAACTTCAAAAAAGGGTAAAGAAAGAAGTTCATTTTCCTGACGGTTATGAGGTGAAGTACGGCGGTCAGTACGAGAACTTGGCAAGGGTCGGGAAGCAGCTCGCAATCGTAATTCCTTTAACGATAGGGATTATTTTCGGATTATTGTATCTGCTTTATCGGGATCTTAGGTCGGTGTTCGTTGCGCTTTCCTGTATTCCTCTCTCCCTTATCGGAGGAATCTATGCTCTATTAGCGAGGGGATATTACTTTAACGTGTCCGCTGGAGTTGGCTTTATCTCCCTTTTCGGAATCGCTACGATGGCGGGAATTCTATTCGTGTCCAAGGCCAATCATTACTTACACGAAAAAATACCGGGTGCGCCAAAAATGAACGTCCGTGAAGCTTCGGTGGCCTCGGCGGTCAGCCAACTTCGACCTCGTTTAATGACTATGTTGCTGGCATTGCTAGGCTTAATTCCCGCAACGATGGCAACCGGAGTAGGTTCGGATGTTCAAAGACCCTTGGCTACGGTGATGGTAGGCGGATTGACCTCGGCGTTGCTTCTGGTGTTAACCGTCATGCCGAGTTTGTATATCCTGATCATGGAAAAAAGGGAAGAAAAGAATCAAACTCCTGAATCGAATTCGCTCGTTCTTCATCCGTCATCCTACGCTGTTGAAAGCGATAATGAGGATGAAGAAAAGCCGAAACATAAGCCAAAGACAGGCAAAGATTCTAAACAAACTCGAAGGAAGGATCGGGCAAGACATTAG
- a CDS encoding sensor histidine kinase: MLFKKIAIIYEDRDYLTKQKALHIFILNVFTLILSTLASILYISKGVRPGYIIIILSSIVSIFLIFTKRFDLAVNVNLIAGLFSVTAGWFFGAKDGNFIFSISTLIIVFLYLSNIRNTILVSIYCLGLLIFKGWVSGNTDKAGIIYYSDTIVMYSLFALISILTVRVIKVYSDEKDILIKEIHHRVRNNLQILSGLIEVQKTEFGPELVHHCTEIQNRIFAISKVHNYVYKSGSYLKVDCKVVFREIISNLISVFFSDMPPPSVEEKIENINLSVEDAIPLALILNEILLNFFQPHTDSIISSTIVVELAESDHAYRLRIYDSIIRNPETWEIHNRIGHTLIQLFVRQLKGNLKTDISEEGTSVQLDFFRNAR, encoded by the coding sequence ATGCTTTTTAAAAAAATAGCGATTATTTACGAGGATAGGGACTATCTGACAAAACAGAAAGCGCTGCATATATTTATACTCAACGTTTTCACTTTGATCTTAAGTACGTTGGCCAGTATTCTTTACATAAGTAAGGGAGTTCGTCCGGGTTATATAATTATCATTTTATCTTCGATCGTTTCGATCTTTTTGATTTTTACCAAACGATTCGATTTAGCGGTAAATGTGAATTTAATCGCCGGCCTTTTTTCCGTAACTGCGGGTTGGTTTTTCGGAGCTAAGGACGGAAATTTTATCTTCTCCATTTCTACCTTAATCATAGTATTTTTATATTTATCGAATATTAGAAATACTATATTAGTTTCGATATACTGCTTGGGTCTTTTGATTTTTAAAGGTTGGGTGTCGGGGAATACGGATAAAGCCGGTATCATATACTATTCCGACACCATAGTAATGTATTCTTTGTTCGCTCTCATCTCGATTTTGACCGTTCGAGTCATCAAGGTATATTCCGATGAAAAAGATATTCTAATCAAGGAAATTCACCATAGGGTTAGAAATAACCTGCAAATACTTTCCGGTTTAATAGAGGTTCAAAAAACCGAATTTGGTCCGGAACTGGTACATCATTGTACGGAAATCCAAAACAGAATTTTTGCGATCTCGAAAGTGCATAACTACGTATATAAGTCGGGAAGTTATCTTAAAGTGGACTGCAAGGTGGTTTTTCGGGAAATCATTTCCAATCTTATATCCGTATTTTTCTCGGATATGCCTCCTCCTAGCGTCGAAGAGAAAATTGAAAACATTAATTTATCGGTGGAAGACGCGATTCCTCTTGCCTTAATTTTAAACGAGATACTATTGAATTTCTTTCAGCCTCACACAGATTCCATTATTTCTTCGACTATCGTCGTCGAATTGGCGGAGTCGGACCATGCGTATCGTTTGCGTATTTACGATTCCATAATAAGAAATCCGGAAACTTGGGAGATTCATAATAGGATCGGGCATACTTTGATCCAATTATTTGTTCGCCAGTTGAAGGGAAATTTAAAGACGGATATCAGTGAAGAAGGCACTTCCGTTCAACTTGATTTTTTTCGAAATGCGCGGTAA